The following coding sequences lie in one Fuerstiella sp. genomic window:
- a CDS encoding GH3 auxin-responsive promoter family protein, translating to MPSIPLRYKLRSKVGALFRRKLMRARAQFLETARYSCRESQQQTLQRLLKLNADSQFSKDYHLDPGLTVEEFRTRIPVSDYSLVKPYIERMKTGEHSALLGADNRLLMYAVTSGTTAQSKLIPVTSHFVDDYRRSWQTWGAGCHLDHTTLQMLFMVQVASSHQRYTTQDGTPCGNISGLVAAMQNFMVRALYTVPLAVAHLEDPLAKRHAVVRFAIEDPWVGMLVTANPSTLLQMVEYAEDNAESLIRDIYDGTASRVTQPGDHSLLKTYLKPNRRRAQALEDIVEEHGTLKLSACWPHLACLGVWSGGSAASYIPQLRQTFGNIAIRDHGLHASEGRMTLPIADNTSSGLLEIATHFFEFIPVEESDSTDPVIMEAHELQEGQEYLILLTTSSGLYRYNIRDVVRCTGFYGSTPLLEFRHKGAHISSITGEKLAESQVVEAVGRTCEQHELDLHHFTLTPRWGTPPGYTLFICPVKKLHEDAVRSLAKTTETLLTESNCEYQEKRETGRLDPIEVRVLPLESWNRFTEYRLAVAGGSPEQYKHPCLMPDPQFQQTFLRQCGIHS from the coding sequence ATGCCTTCAATCCCACTGCGATATAAACTGCGAAGCAAAGTGGGAGCCCTCTTCCGCCGGAAACTAATGAGGGCCAGAGCACAGTTTTTGGAAACAGCCCGATATTCGTGTCGTGAATCACAGCAGCAGACGCTGCAGCGTCTGCTGAAATTAAATGCCGACAGTCAATTCTCCAAAGACTACCACCTTGACCCAGGCCTGACTGTTGAAGAATTCCGAACCAGAATACCGGTTTCGGACTACTCACTGGTTAAACCCTACATCGAACGCATGAAGACCGGGGAACACAGCGCTCTGCTTGGGGCAGATAACCGACTGCTGATGTACGCAGTCACCAGTGGCACAACAGCGCAATCAAAACTGATCCCTGTCACCAGTCATTTCGTTGACGATTATCGTCGCAGCTGGCAAACCTGGGGAGCCGGTTGCCATCTGGATCACACGACTCTGCAGATGCTGTTCATGGTTCAGGTGGCCAGCAGTCATCAACGCTACACAACTCAGGACGGCACACCTTGCGGAAATATCAGCGGACTGGTCGCCGCAATGCAGAATTTCATGGTTCGTGCGTTGTACACGGTGCCACTTGCCGTCGCTCATCTGGAAGATCCTCTGGCCAAACGCCATGCCGTCGTGCGGTTTGCGATTGAAGATCCATGGGTCGGAATGCTGGTCACTGCAAATCCAAGTACGCTGTTGCAGATGGTCGAGTACGCTGAAGACAACGCGGAGTCATTAATTCGAGACATTTATGACGGAACGGCAAGCCGGGTGACGCAACCCGGCGACCACAGTTTGCTGAAAACTTATCTGAAACCAAACCGCCGTCGTGCCCAGGCTCTGGAAGATATCGTAGAAGAACACGGCACACTCAAACTGTCAGCGTGCTGGCCCCATCTCGCCTGTCTGGGGGTCTGGTCAGGGGGAAGCGCAGCCTCCTACATCCCCCAGTTGCGACAAACCTTCGGCAACATCGCGATTCGTGATCACGGACTGCATGCCAGCGAAGGACGTATGACCCTGCCGATCGCCGACAATACCTCATCCGGACTGCTGGAAATAGCCACGCATTTCTTTGAGTTTATCCCTGTTGAAGAATCTGATTCGACTGATCCTGTAATCATGGAAGCACATGAACTTCAGGAAGGCCAAGAGTATCTGATACTGCTGACGACATCCTCCGGACTCTATCGGTACAATATTCGTGACGTAGTTCGCTGCACAGGTTTCTACGGGTCGACACCTTTGCTGGAATTTCGACATAAGGGAGCCCACATCAGCAGCATCACCGGTGAGAAACTGGCCGAATCACAGGTCGTCGAGGCCGTTGGCCGAACCTGTGAACAACATGAGCTTGATCTGCATCACTTCACCCTGACGCCACGCTGGGGGACCCCTCCCGGTTACACCCTGTTCATTTGTCCTGTGAAGAAACTCCACGAGGATGCCGTCAGGAGTCTGGCCAAAACAACAGAAACACTGCTGACTGAATCCAACTGCGAATACCAGGAGAAACGGGAAACCGGACGGCTGGATCCGATTGAAGTTCGGGTACTTCCCCTGGAATCGTGGAATCGCTTTACCGAATATCGTCTGGCAGTAGCCGGCGGCAGCCCGGAACAGTACAAGCATCCCTGCCTGATGCCCGACCCTCAGTTCCAACAAACATTCCTGCGGCAGTGTGGAATTCACAGCTGA
- a CDS encoding penicillin acylase family protein, translated as MQLSSKEILKRLGDGQSIDDVCGVAAVSREEFDAWWQQEIQSRVPTTEGSISARVKNSVVIERDRRGIPHVFADNDHDLFFGFGVAVAQDRLFQLDYLRRKGMGRLSEVFGEDTLSLDSTARTVGLNRIAAAQWKQFAPRVQVLVESFTAGVNRVIADTVQAPAIEFDLLGYRPEPWQPVDCLVIENEFQWYLTGRLPVIAIPELAKRVLGEGPLFNEFIFGEADDESILHSGDYDPVTPVNERSSIGHSMNDPEATVGSNNWVLSGQRTTTGQPLVASDPHIAFEAVSCWYEVHLCGGSFHVAGMAYTGIPAVMFGRNESVAWGITNNICSQRDLYQERTDPQHAGCFLYDGEWEKESCLTETIDVRDRPAVDKTIRFSRNGPIVDEILPAEAARTGPVSLKWRGAHGGEWLTALLDMDRAASVSEFRQALRPWQVPTFSIVIADTEGTIAFQTSGGIPIRSDLERGYRRGWDPNHQWNGQIPFDSMPSTVNPSRGWIASANNRVAPNDFPWKLFGCWSSGWRARRIRELIEARPRHAPEDMGNMHQDTKSLRAAELVPLIVPILKKHPDRYIHDAVSVLAEWDCYCDSDSVGTTIFNVFFTHWCRSVASQRFESNLIDIMSTAVSGCAGRLLKADPVGWFHREDRQQAIVESFEDAVKMLIDRFGPDQQVWTWKQLHRMPLKHVLSGRGELSQLLDHGGAGVQGDMVTVCNTGSGDDWSAATGAGYRVVSDLSAEPPTLRAVDAQSQSGHPGSVHYGDQYEAWRSGDSHEIQLIRGTTGDLCETKLTVEPEPGSPR; from the coding sequence ATGCAACTTTCATCAAAAGAAATCCTGAAGAGACTTGGAGACGGGCAGTCGATAGATGACGTTTGCGGTGTCGCAGCTGTCAGCCGCGAAGAATTTGATGCCTGGTGGCAGCAGGAGATTCAGTCACGTGTGCCAACAACCGAGGGCTCGATATCGGCAAGGGTAAAAAATTCGGTTGTGATTGAACGAGATCGCCGGGGAATTCCTCACGTTTTTGCCGACAACGACCACGATCTGTTCTTCGGTTTCGGTGTCGCAGTCGCTCAGGACCGTCTGTTTCAACTGGACTATTTACGTCGGAAAGGGATGGGGCGACTATCGGAAGTGTTTGGGGAAGACACCCTGTCCCTGGATTCGACTGCACGAACTGTCGGTTTAAACCGGATTGCGGCAGCGCAATGGAAGCAATTTGCCCCGCGTGTTCAGGTGCTTGTCGAATCATTCACGGCCGGTGTGAACCGGGTCATTGCGGACACGGTCCAAGCTCCTGCCATCGAATTTGATTTGCTGGGATACCGACCCGAACCATGGCAGCCTGTGGACTGCCTGGTGATTGAAAACGAATTCCAGTGGTATCTAACCGGACGGCTGCCGGTAATCGCCATCCCGGAACTGGCCAAACGCGTCCTCGGGGAAGGTCCGCTGTTTAACGAATTTATTTTCGGTGAGGCTGACGACGAATCGATCCTGCATTCCGGCGACTATGATCCCGTGACGCCTGTCAATGAACGTTCATCAATTGGTCATTCAATGAATGATCCCGAAGCGACGGTCGGCAGCAATAACTGGGTGCTGTCCGGACAACGCACCACGACCGGACAGCCGCTGGTTGCCAGCGATCCGCATATCGCGTTCGAAGCCGTTTCCTGCTGGTATGAGGTCCATTTATGTGGCGGTTCGTTCCATGTGGCCGGTATGGCATATACCGGAATTCCCGCAGTCATGTTTGGCCGCAACGAAAGTGTCGCCTGGGGAATAACTAATAATATCTGTTCTCAGCGAGACCTGTATCAGGAACGAACCGACCCTCAACACGCCGGGTGTTTTCTTTACGACGGTGAATGGGAAAAAGAAAGTTGTCTGACAGAAACCATAGACGTCCGGGACAGGCCGGCTGTCGATAAGACGATTCGGTTTTCACGTAACGGTCCGATTGTGGATGAGATTCTGCCGGCGGAGGCAGCGCGTACCGGACCTGTGTCGCTTAAGTGGCGGGGGGCACACGGAGGTGAGTGGCTGACGGCGCTGCTGGACATGGATCGAGCTGCCAGTGTTTCTGAGTTTCGGCAGGCGCTGCGGCCGTGGCAGGTTCCTACGTTTTCAATCGTGATTGCTGATACGGAAGGAACCATCGCGTTCCAGACTTCAGGAGGAATTCCGATTCGTAGTGACCTGGAACGCGGTTATCGACGTGGTTGGGATCCGAATCACCAATGGAATGGTCAGATTCCTTTTGATTCGATGCCGTCGACGGTCAATCCTTCGCGAGGCTGGATTGCCTCAGCTAATAATCGCGTTGCACCAAACGATTTCCCCTGGAAACTCTTCGGTTGCTGGAGCAGTGGCTGGAGAGCCAGACGTATTCGTGAGCTGATTGAAGCCAGGCCGCGTCATGCCCCGGAAGACATGGGGAACATGCACCAGGATACTAAGTCACTGCGTGCAGCAGAGCTGGTGCCATTGATCGTTCCAATACTGAAGAAACACCCGGATCGGTATATTCATGACGCTGTCAGTGTTCTTGCTGAATGGGACTGTTACTGCGATTCGGATTCCGTTGGCACTACAATTTTTAACGTCTTTTTTACTCACTGGTGCCGCAGCGTGGCATCGCAGCGTTTCGAATCCAACCTGATCGACATCATGTCCACAGCTGTTTCAGGATGTGCCGGACGATTGTTGAAGGCGGATCCCGTCGGCTGGTTCCACCGGGAGGATCGACAGCAGGCTATCGTCGAATCGTTCGAAGACGCCGTCAAAATGCTTATTGATCGATTCGGACCCGATCAGCAGGTCTGGACGTGGAAGCAGTTGCATCGAATGCCGCTCAAACACGTTCTGTCCGGTCGCGGCGAGCTGAGCCAGTTGCTGGACCATGGTGGTGCGGGTGTGCAGGGTGATATGGTCACGGTTTGTAACACCGGCAGCGGAGATGACTGGTCTGCTGCAACAGGCGCCGGATACCGTGTCGTCTCCGATTTATCTGCGGAACCTCCGACGTTGCGGGCTGTTGACGCTCAAAGTCAGTCCGGTCATCCCGGCAGTGTGCACTATGGAGATCAGTATGAGGCGTGGCGTTCGGGAGACTCTCACGAAATTCAGCTCATTCGTGGCACGACTGGCGATCTGTGCGAGACAAAATTAACCGTCGAGCCGGAACCGGGCTCCCCGCGGTGA
- a CDS encoding cyclase family protein yields MNSKVFRCLSVVFVSLLTVGFGVAQVTSVISLQKWEPGRGWGWVWGPDDEVGALNEMTDASRLTAVRMIQKGKTFDLGITYDRNSFKWPGHSPGEIITFRSPEGVKRQGDFLPALDSARGTTWHSSALFINDNVATQIDGLGHAVEGDDNHWYNGFREEDWGGNWGPRKCDAVTIPPVVARGVLIDVAGAKGTRALPAHYEITSADLRDALAAQRTKLHPGDVVLIRTGAIQFWEDINDRELLAAHDTAGLSLEAAQWLVEQNGAMMIGSDTSGLEYWPRAENADAHRKEHGSFMPVHNYLLIEQGVHIAEFHYLEELAATKTWEFCYICTTAKIRGTTAGFALRPIAMR; encoded by the coding sequence ATGAATTCCAAAGTCTTCAGATGTTTGAGTGTCGTGTTTGTTTCTTTGCTCACCGTCGGGTTCGGTGTTGCTCAGGTCACCAGTGTCATCAGCCTTCAGAAATGGGAGCCTGGCAGAGGGTGGGGCTGGGTTTGGGGACCGGACGATGAAGTTGGTGCTCTGAACGAAATGACCGATGCCAGTCGGCTGACCGCGGTAAGAATGATTCAGAAGGGAAAAACGTTTGATCTGGGCATTACGTATGATCGCAATTCGTTCAAATGGCCGGGGCACAGCCCCGGTGAAATCATTACGTTTCGTTCTCCCGAAGGAGTTAAACGCCAGGGAGATTTTCTCCCCGCTCTTGATAGTGCGCGTGGCACGACGTGGCACAGTAGTGCACTGTTCATCAATGACAATGTGGCCACTCAGATTGACGGGCTGGGGCATGCCGTCGAAGGGGACGACAATCACTGGTACAACGGTTTCAGAGAGGAAGACTGGGGTGGGAACTGGGGTCCCAGGAAATGCGACGCCGTTACAATACCTCCTGTCGTTGCACGTGGTGTGCTGATTGATGTGGCCGGGGCGAAGGGCACTCGCGCACTTCCAGCGCACTACGAAATTACCTCCGCGGATCTGCGCGATGCACTGGCAGCACAGAGGACCAAGCTGCACCCCGGGGATGTGGTTCTGATTCGTACCGGAGCAATTCAATTCTGGGAAGACATTAACGATCGAGAGCTGCTTGCTGCTCACGATACTGCCGGGCTGTCCCTGGAGGCTGCTCAGTGGCTGGTGGAGCAGAATGGTGCGATGATGATTGGCAGCGACACCAGCGGGCTTGAATACTGGCCGCGTGCAGAGAATGCCGATGCTCATCGAAAGGAGCACGGTTCATTCATGCCGGTACACAACTACCTGCTGATCGAACAGGGAGTGCATATCGCGGAGTTTCACTATCTGGAGGAACTGGCCGCCACCAAAACCTGGGAATTTTGCTACATCTGCACGACTGCAAAAATTCGTGGAACCACCGCCGGGTTTGCACTGCGACCAATTGCCATGCGGTAG
- the larA gene encoding nickel-dependent lactate racemase produces the protein MAGRLRIRNGCWKLLTIDRNVPSAIPCTIADWFIFNRSMGDGMRVELRYGRGSKSLTLPASVSPTIIRQPPMPQVADPARAVQSALSQPVGTASFADLAQTARSVCIAVCDITRPVPNHLFLRPVVETLIDAGVPPENITILVATGLHRPNEGAELEELIGDRWVLENVPVRNHFARRDEDHVTLGRTSTRNTLVRLDRRFVEADLRIATGLVEPHFMAGYSGGRKVIAPGLAHAETITTFHNARFMGDPAATSCNMTGNPLHEEQLEIVKMLGGALAINTVIDEDRRLSYINFGEIVRSHQAAVDYVREFCELSVPRRFQTVVTSSAGYPLDKTYYQTVKGMVCAMDVLEPGGDLIIVSECSEGLGSAEFVEAQRQLLDLGSEDFIKGLLQKSHAAIDEWQTQMQTKPMNVGNIHLVTDGLRASEYSLTGVNVTGSLQPVVDASLARSSDRAIAVIPEGPYIVPFFRPEPAPV, from the coding sequence GTGGCAGGACGGCTTCGAATTCGTAATGGTTGTTGGAAGCTGCTGACGATTGACCGCAATGTACCGTCTGCGATTCCCTGTACAATCGCAGACTGGTTCATATTTAATCGGAGTATGGGTGACGGCATGCGAGTCGAGTTACGTTATGGAAGAGGCAGTAAATCGCTGACGTTGCCGGCCAGTGTGTCTCCGACGATCATTCGTCAGCCACCGATGCCGCAGGTTGCGGATCCTGCCAGAGCCGTTCAGAGTGCTCTCAGTCAGCCGGTCGGCACCGCGTCATTTGCTGATCTGGCGCAAACTGCCCGAAGTGTGTGCATTGCGGTATGTGATATCACTCGTCCTGTGCCTAATCATCTGTTTCTGCGACCGGTGGTTGAGACACTGATCGATGCGGGGGTCCCTCCGGAAAACATTACCATTCTGGTTGCCACGGGACTTCACAGGCCCAACGAAGGTGCGGAACTGGAAGAGCTCATTGGCGATCGTTGGGTCCTGGAAAATGTCCCGGTACGGAATCACTTTGCCCGACGGGACGAGGATCATGTCACACTGGGGAGAACCTCGACACGCAATACACTTGTTCGTCTCGATCGTCGGTTCGTTGAAGCGGATCTTCGAATCGCCACCGGTCTGGTAGAGCCTCATTTTATGGCCGGCTATTCCGGTGGTCGGAAAGTGATTGCTCCAGGCCTGGCCCATGCGGAAACGATTACGACATTTCACAACGCACGATTCATGGGTGATCCGGCTGCGACAAGCTGTAACATGACCGGTAATCCGCTTCATGAAGAACAGCTTGAAATTGTGAAGATGCTGGGAGGTGCCCTGGCGATCAACACTGTCATTGATGAAGATCGCCGGCTTTCGTACATCAATTTTGGAGAGATCGTCCGGAGTCATCAGGCAGCCGTCGATTATGTACGGGAATTTTGTGAACTGTCTGTGCCCCGCAGGTTTCAAACTGTCGTGACGAGTTCCGCCGGGTATCCACTGGACAAAACCTACTACCAGACGGTTAAGGGAATGGTCTGTGCAATGGATGTTCTTGAACCAGGGGGAGATCTGATCATTGTGTCGGAATGTTCCGAAGGTCTGGGGTCTGCCGAATTTGTTGAGGCACAGCGACAGCTTCTGGATCTTGGTTCAGAAGATTTTATAAAAGGCCTTCTGCAGAAATCTCATGCGGCCATCGATGAGTGGCAGACACAGATGCAAACGAAACCGATGAATGTCGGCAATATTCACCTTGTCACCGATGGGTTACGAGCATCGGAATATTCATTGACCGGCGTCAACGTCACCGGATCGCTTCAGCCGGTTGTTGATGCCAGTCTGGCCCGCAGTTCCGACCGGGCGATTGCCGTAATTCCTGAAGGTCCGTACATTGTGCCGTTTTTCCGACCGGAACCAGCCCCTGTCTGA
- a CDS encoding small basic protein, with protein MSIDKSLKSPGGIQRSRNVLKRGERIDQLIEEGRWQEGQSALGLPKVLVQRAVAGKKKKKKQEEDEEEQETTET; from the coding sequence GTGTCGATCGATAAATCACTGAAGAGCCCTGGCGGAATACAGCGGTCTCGCAACGTTCTGAAACGTGGTGAGCGAATCGACCAGCTCATTGAAGAAGGTCGCTGGCAGGAAGGACAGTCTGCTCTGGGTTTGCCCAAGGTTCTGGTACAACGAGCTGTTGCCGGCAAGAAGAAGAAGAAGAAACAGGAAGAAGACGAAGAGGAACAGGAAACAACAGAGACCTGA
- a CDS encoding cytochrome b N-terminal domain-containing protein, with the protein MSVGDYIRNSQIWRSVFRHPAPTDRRNRVVVMLTNFFLHLHPVSINQQGIALSYTWCMGGITFFLFIVETITGVLLMFYYRPTLEWAFADIQALRDVQTLGIMREIHRWAAHAMVITVWLHMYRVFLTGSYKPPREFNWVIGVLLLVLTLLLSFTGYLLPWDQLAVWAITVGSNMARAHPVLGSEGPGYQLLNLGGYDLITPGSDAKFILLGGRFVGEATLNRFYILHCVAIPLVVAGLIAIHFWRVRKDGGISQPL; encoded by the coding sequence GTGTCCGTAGGCGATTACATTCGTAATTCACAAATTTGGCGCAGCGTGTTTCGCCACCCGGCTCCGACAGATCGTCGAAACCGCGTGGTTGTGATGCTGACCAATTTCTTTCTGCATCTGCATCCGGTTTCGATCAATCAGCAGGGAATTGCGCTGTCCTACACGTGGTGTATGGGAGGGATCACATTCTTCCTGTTTATCGTGGAAACGATCACCGGTGTTCTGCTGATGTTTTACTATCGTCCGACCCTTGAATGGGCGTTTGCCGATATCCAGGCCCTGCGCGATGTCCAAACACTGGGCATCATGCGGGAAATACATCGATGGGCAGCTCACGCAATGGTCATCACGGTTTGGCTGCACATGTATCGGGTGTTCCTGACGGGCAGCTATAAACCGCCGCGTGAATTTAACTGGGTGATTGGAGTCCTGTTGCTGGTACTCACACTGCTGCTTTCATTCACCGGATATTTACTACCATGGGACCAGCTCGCCGTGTGGGCGATCACAGTCGGGTCCAATATGGCTCGCGCCCACCCTGTACTGGGAAGTGAGGGACCAGGCTATCAACTGCTTAACCTTGGCGGTTATGACCTGATCACCCCCGGCAGTGATGCCAAGTTCATTCTGCTTGGAGGCCGCTTCGTTGGAGAAGCGACCCTCAACCGTTTCTATATCCTGCACTGTGTCGCCATACCGCTGGTTGTTGCCGGCCTCATCGCGATTCACTTTTGGCGTGTGCGAAAGGACGGCGGTATCAGTCAGCCGCTGTAA
- a CDS encoding Rieske 2Fe-2S domain-containing protein: MSEKLSTAEILAAIRAGSASADESAPAEPSAAPPESPQDSPAATESPADVPSDTSGVLASIRAGGSPPSDNKPTSTAEILAAARANTAGSAKQLDAPESKGTSAILAAVRGGGAPAPAAKKKTTEAAAPAIDPAVVSGLSVAEMIQAARAGQSPQEAESRPVTLPKKPLRSKTSVKPVTKKAETIQRRSFFQEFLTWVTAPIVMAWTSFCITAGIASLATARFMMPNVLVEPPTKFKIGPPSDYSPGTVSTKWKAQFGVWIVNAEVDGAQMVYALSTVCTHLGCTPNWLEGEQKFKCPCHGSGFRKTGVNFEGPAPRPLERMGIRLAPDGMLEVDKSVKFQQELGQWENGASYVPVV, from the coding sequence ATGAGCGAAAAGCTTTCCACCGCAGAAATTCTGGCAGCGATTCGCGCCGGTTCGGCGTCCGCCGATGAATCTGCACCGGCGGAACCCTCTGCTGCCCCGCCTGAGTCTCCCCAGGACTCTCCAGCGGCAACTGAGTCCCCCGCTGATGTACCATCAGACACGTCCGGTGTTCTGGCTTCCATCCGTGCGGGTGGAAGCCCGCCCTCAGACAACAAACCAACGTCAACCGCTGAAATCCTCGCAGCAGCGCGTGCAAATACCGCAGGCTCCGCCAAGCAGTTAGACGCCCCCGAATCAAAAGGGACCAGTGCCATCCTGGCTGCGGTCCGCGGAGGCGGTGCTCCGGCGCCGGCAGCAAAAAAGAAAACAACAGAAGCAGCAGCGCCGGCTATTGATCCGGCAGTCGTGAGTGGACTGTCTGTAGCCGAAATGATTCAGGCTGCTCGAGCCGGCCAGTCGCCTCAGGAGGCTGAGTCCCGGCCGGTTACGCTTCCGAAAAAGCCACTCAGATCAAAAACGTCGGTCAAGCCGGTTACCAAAAAAGCGGAAACCATTCAGCGGCGCAGCTTCTTCCAGGAGTTTTTGACCTGGGTTACGGCACCAATTGTCATGGCCTGGACGTCTTTTTGCATCACAGCGGGGATTGCCAGCCTTGCCACGGCGCGTTTTATGATGCCCAACGTGTTGGTGGAACCACCCACAAAATTTAAGATCGGACCTCCGTCCGATTATTCGCCTGGAACGGTTTCGACGAAATGGAAGGCTCAGTTCGGAGTCTGGATTGTTAATGCAGAAGTGGACGGTGCGCAGATGGTTTACGCATTGTCGACGGTCTGCACACATCTGGGCTGCACACCGAACTGGCTTGAAGGGGAACAGAAATTCAAGTGTCCCTGCCACGGTTCCGGGTTTCGGAAGACGGGGGTCAACTTTGAAGGTCCAGCTCCCCGACCGCTGGAACGGATGGGAATTCGTCTCGCTCCGGACGGAATGCTTGAAGTTGACAAGAGCGTCAAATTTCAGCAGGAACTCGGTCAGTGGGAAAATGGGGCTTCTTACGTTCCGGTTGTCTGA
- a CDS encoding nucleoside monophosphate kinase, whose amino-acid sequence MVHKQRYRSILLFGPPGVGKGTQGGILANIPGFFHLSVGDVFRAIDIGSDNGKEVYDYISRGELVPDELTFRIWKTAVDAYIALSRYKPREDLLVLDGMPRNVEQVGIVREYLNIQGIIYLECSDQEDMVHRIRRRAIRENRADDANEDVIRRRFSVYDDITAPVLEKFDSSIVHRVDANGSPAEVVYSILASVIPVQNELFAANKSD is encoded by the coding sequence ATGGTCCATAAACAGCGGTACAGAAGTATTCTTCTGTTTGGTCCTCCAGGTGTCGGCAAAGGTACTCAGGGTGGAATTCTGGCCAATATCCCGGGTTTCTTTCATTTGTCGGTCGGAGACGTGTTTCGAGCGATCGATATCGGGTCCGACAACGGCAAGGAAGTCTACGACTATATTTCGCGCGGCGAACTGGTCCCCGATGAACTCACTTTTCGGATTTGGAAGACCGCCGTCGACGCCTACATTGCTCTGTCACGATACAAGCCGCGGGAAGATCTGCTTGTTCTGGACGGTATGCCAAGGAATGTGGAGCAGGTTGGAATTGTTCGCGAATATCTGAATATCCAGGGCATCATCTATCTGGAGTGCAGTGATCAGGAAGACATGGTGCATCGCATCCGTCGCCGAGCGATTCGAGAGAATCGGGCGGACGATGCGAATGAAGATGTCATCCGCCGGCGATTCAGCGTGTATGACGACATCACTGCTCCGGTGCTGGAAAAGTTTGATTCATCGATCGTGCATCGTGTCGACGCCAACGGCTCTCCGGCGGAAGTCGTTTATTCGATCCTGGCCTCGGTGATTCCTGTGCAGAACGAATTGTTTGCAGCCAACAAGAGTGATTAA
- a CDS encoding DUF420 domain-containing protein, translating into MFKDGFLGYGTSFMLDFVVCALVVIVPILITSICLVKFGQRYNQHRRLQTLLCVVLFLAVGAFEIDLQIVHGGWENVVKKSYSDDAVFAQRVSNAQPWLWLHLVFAVTTPLLWLITICMASRQFSKPPRPGTHSRTHRRLGWLSTIDVTLTAVTGLIFYYVAFIAV; encoded by the coding sequence ATGTTCAAAGACGGATTTCTTGGCTACGGCACCTCGTTCATGCTGGACTTCGTTGTCTGCGCGCTGGTCGTGATCGTACCGATTCTGATAACCAGCATCTGCCTGGTAAAGTTTGGACAGCGTTATAATCAACATCGTCGGCTGCAGACTCTGCTGTGCGTCGTGCTGTTTCTGGCGGTCGGAGCATTCGAAATCGATCTCCAGATCGTTCATGGCGGCTGGGAAAACGTGGTGAAGAAGTCATACAGCGATGATGCCGTCTTTGCACAGCGGGTCAGCAACGCACAGCCGTGGCTGTGGCTGCACCTGGTATTTGCGGTAACCACTCCGCTACTCTGGCTCATTACAATATGCATGGCCTCCCGACAATTCTCAAAACCGCCCCGGCCTGGAACTCACAGCAGAACACATCGGCGTCTCGGCTGGCTTTCCACTATCGATGTAACCCTTACCGCGGTCACGGGGCTGATCTTCTATTACGTAGCTTTCATTGCCGTTTAG